One region of Oncorhynchus mykiss isolate Arlee chromosome 8, USDA_OmykA_1.1, whole genome shotgun sequence genomic DNA includes:
- the LOC118965606 gene encoding uncharacterized protein LOC118965606, giving the protein MYQGMPQRPLALSKTVSQSCQEMPSSPLQLRQAPDMLFQKDPMTFQDPEKRVLPVQSCLKTFPRTQHGTTRKRAFNSSWYKDNSWLEYSVNQDFTYCFACRHLSLHNTPESAFTLQSGFCNWKKVTFKNYGFKLHSKAENHCKISIQTVCKIQPKTSLRFYKSLMMSTVGQKIVTKVMVRASNELIFYQVLDSLTAELQRRFSKKNCEIMQGIQTHNPKSTTFLNEEPLFSFAQTFESDLEDLKHEVHQTKWLLDRREKSGRDRLSTLLDLVVFLEPYKEVFHELFPLCNISVVTPVNSASCERSFLALQLIKTHLKTTMVDDRLSHLGILSVESKRACSLNMFVKHLASSHQNRRIMLF; this is encoded by the exons ATGTATCAAGGGATGCCACAGAGACCTCTGGCTCTGAGCAAGACTGTGAGCCAGAGCTGCCAGGAGATGCCATCGAGCCCATTGCAACTGCGTCAAGCACCAGATATGCTGTTCCAAAAGGACCCAATG ACATTTCAAGATCCAGAGAAGAGGGTCCTTCCTGTACAGTCATGTTTGAAAACATTTCCCAGAACTCAGCATGGTACTACTAGGAAAAGGGCTTTCAACAGCTCCTGGTATAAGGACAATTCATGGCTTGAATATTCTGTAAATCAAGATTTTACTTATTGTTTCGCCTGTAGGCATTTGTCTCTGCACAATACACCTGAATCTGCCTTCACATTACAGTCAGGTTTTTGTAACTGGAAAAAGGTCACGTTTAAAAATTATGGGTTTAAGCTCCATTCGAAGGCAGAGAATCACTGCAAAATAAGTATACAAACAGTGTGTAAAATACAGCCTAAAACAAGCTTAAGATTTTACAAATCATTGATGATGAGCACTGTAGGACAGAAAATAGTGACCAAAGTGATGGTGAGAGCTTCCAACGAGCTTATCTTTTATCAGGTGCTTGACAGTCTCACAGCTGAGCTGCAGAGACGTTTTTCAAAGAAGAATTGCGAGATAATGCAAGGGATCCAGACTCACAACCCAAAGAGTACAACATTCTTGAATGAGGAGCCTCTGTTTTCCTTTGCTCAGACCTTTGAGTCAGATTTAGAGGACCTCAAACATGAGGTTCATCAAACCAAGTGGCTTCTTGATAGGAGAGAGAAAAGTGGAAGGGACAGACTGTCTACTCTCCTTGACTTGGTTGTGTTTCTAGAACCTTATAAAGAGGTCTTCCATGAGCTGTTTCCACTTTGTAATATTTCTGTTGTTACACCCGTCAACAGTGCTTCTTGCGAGAGAAGCTTCTTAGCATTACAACTGATTAAAACCCACCTTAAGACAACAATGGTTGATGACAGGTTAAGTCACCTCGGAATTCTCAGTGTTGAGTCAAAGAGGGCATGCTCCCTCAACATGTTTGTGAAACATTTAGCCAGTTCTCACCAGAACCGCAGAATTATGCTGTTTTAA
- the LOC100499588 gene encoding akirin 2(1b) — protein sequence MACGATLKRTMDFDPLINQASPKRRRCAPMSPGAYTSSPQKYLRMEPSPFGEVSSRLTTEQILHNIKQEYKRMQKRRHLENSIQQTEVCCPLESQSHSSILSGSSLPGTISPSRKEQPLFTLRQVGMICERLLKEREEKIREEYDEILTTKLAEQYDAFVKFTHDQLMRRFGEQPASYVS from the exons ATGGCTTGTGGGGCTACTTTGAAAAGGACTATGGATTTCGATCCATTGATTAACCAGGCGTCCCCCAAAAGGAGGAGATGCGCCCCAATGTCTCCAGGCGCGTACACCTCATCACCCCAGAAATATCTGCGTATGGAGCCCTCGCCATTTGGAGAAGTGTCGTCCAGACTCACAACCG AGCAAATCCTGCACAATATCAAACAAGAGTACAAACGGATGCAGAAGCGAAGGCACCTGGAGAACAGCATTCAGCAGACAGAGGTCTGTTGTCCCCTGGAGTCACAATCGCATAGCTCCATCCTTAGTGGATCCAGTCTGCCAG GTACTATCTCCCCATCTAGAAAAGAGCAGCCTCTGTTTACCTTGAGACAGGTTGGGATGATATGTGAACGACTGCTTAAAGAACGAGAGGAGAAGATAAGGGAAGAGTATGATGAGATATTGACAACAAAACTAGCAG AGCAATATGATGCTTTCGTTAAGTTCACTCACGATCAGCTAATGCGCCGATTTGGAGAGCAGCCTGCTAGCT atgTTTCCTGA